In one window of Halorubrum sp. BV1 DNA:
- a CDS encoding nicotinamide-nucleotide adenylyltransferase, protein MRGFYIGRYQPFHDGHHHMVEEIAAEVDELVLGIGSAGDSHTTRNPFTAGERVMMVTKAVEDLPVTTYVVPIEDLDRNSVWVSHVQSMTPRFDVAYSNNPLVVRLFEEAGVEVRQSPMFRRDVLEGTELRERMIHGRDWERLVPQSVVSVIEEIGGVQRIRRIAETDSNGADPSDE, encoded by the coding sequence ATGCGCGGGTTCTACATCGGGCGGTACCAGCCGTTTCACGACGGTCACCACCACATGGTCGAGGAGATCGCGGCGGAGGTCGACGAGCTCGTCTTAGGGATCGGATCCGCCGGCGACTCTCACACCACCAGGAACCCGTTCACCGCCGGCGAGCGCGTGATGATGGTGACGAAGGCCGTCGAGGACCTCCCCGTCACGACCTACGTCGTCCCCATCGAGGACCTCGATCGCAACTCCGTGTGGGTGAGCCACGTCCAGAGCATGACCCCGCGGTTCGACGTGGCCTACTCGAACAACCCGCTCGTCGTCCGGCTGTTCGAGGAGGCCGGCGTCGAGGTGCGCCAGTCGCCGATGTTCCGTCGCGACGTGCTGGAGGGGACCGAACTCCGCGAACGCATGATCCACGGGCGCGACTGGGAGAGGCTCGTCCCCCAGTCCGTCGTCAGCGTCATCGAAGAGATCGGCGGGGTCCAGCGGATTCGTCGGATCGCAGAGACGGACTCGAACGGCGCGGACCCATCAGACGAGTGA